The nucleotide sequence TTGAAATTGAGGAATTAAGAGGGGTAAATTCAGCAGGTGTAATCAGACAGCTTCTTGATAAAAATCTCATACGGGTAATGGGGAGAAAAGACGTACCGGGCAGGCCGATGCTGTACTGTACCACCAAATACTTTTTAGAGTATTTTAACTTGAAAACTTTGTCCGAATTACCTACTTTCAGAGAATGGCAGGAGTTAAAACAGAGCTGACAAAAATTCGCCTAAATAAATTCTTGGCTTCCAATACTTCTCTATCCAGGAGAAAGGCTGATGAAGCAATATTTTCACGTCGTGTTCGTTTAAACGGCGCAATAATTTCATCTCCGGCAACATATGTTGACAGCGATAACGATGAAGTCATGTTGGATAATCGTTTAATAGCAACCAAAACAAAAGAATATTGGGCTTTTTTTAAGCCAAAGGCAGTATTAACCTCATATGAGCGGGAAGGGGAAAAGCGATGCCTCTCCGATTTCGATAAATTAAACAGAAAAAAACCGGCTTATTCGGGAAGGCTGGATTATAACAGCGAGGGGCTCATATTGTTCAGTAATGACGGACATTTTATAC is from Flexistipes sinusarabici DSM 4947 and encodes:
- a CDS encoding pseudouridine synthase, translating into MAGVKTELTKIRLNKFLASNTSLSRRKADEAIFSRRVRLNGAIISSPATYVDSDNDEVMLDNRLIATKTKEYWAFFKPKAVLTSYEREGEKRCLSDFDKLNRKKPAYSGRLDYNSEGLILFSNDGHFIQKLQRPDNKIPKEYLVYTDENLSEADIKLLEQGITFNGTNYMPCKIDKLADREYRIVLYEGKNRQIRNMINHCGKKTRRLIRTKIGCVGLKDLNPGEFRQLTKNEIMEITNV